A DNA window from Pyrus communis chromosome 3, drPyrComm1.1, whole genome shotgun sequence contains the following coding sequences:
- the LOC137727353 gene encoding BAHD acyltransferase At5g47980-like, whose translation MASEIKVEILHKETIKPSSPTPHHLKTTSLSGYDQLTPELYVPLILFYPNGGDEASLDHHASFAYRFSLLKKSLSKTLTHFYPFAGEFVYNVSISCSDHGAGLIEAQVNCPISKILDKPDFQIFRQLIPTSMDSKQAEAGHLLLVQVSSFTCGGLAIGISISHKVADASTLSAFIKSWTAIALGLAGATDHAVPSPEFGIAATLFPPQDIFNSQQVTAEFSPDKGITKRFVFDASKVAALKSKAASATVPNPTRVEVVSALIWKCAMEASRSNLGFTKPSVWSQAVNMRKRSGKTLAENILGNFLWYFAAMSMESEVDLEGLVAKFRNGIEEYKEKYPNSVSCEDALQSIKESGNILINDSMVTYSCSSWCRFPFYETNFGWGQPSWVSTHGSEFKNTILLMDTSDGVGVEALLTVTEEDMAIIEKHEDLLAYASVNPPVI comes from the coding sequence ATGGCTTCAGAGATCAAGGTTGAAATCCTCCACAAGGAAACAATTAAACCTTCCTCTCCAACTCCTCACCACCTTAAAACTACCAGCCTCTCCGGTTATGATCAGCTTACCCCTGAACTTTATGTCCCACTAATTCTCTTCTATCCCAATGGCGGTGATGAGGCCAGTCTCGATCACCATGCTTCGTTTGCTTATAGATTCAGCCTTCTGAAAAAATCGTTATCTAAAACCCTCACTCATTTCTACCCCTTTGCGGGAGAATTCGTATATAATGTTTCTATCAGCTGCAGTGACCATGGGGCTGGATTGATTGAAGCCCAAGTCAACTGTCCCATATCGAAGATTTTGGACAAACCTGATTTCCAGATCTTCAGACAGTTGATTCCAACTTCAATGGATTCCAAGCAAGCAGAGGCAGGCCATCTTCTGCTGGTGCAGGTCAGCTCATTTACATGTGGTGGATTGGCAATTGGGATTAGCATTTCACATAAGGTCGCTGATGCTTCTACACTCAGCGCATTCATCAAAAGCTGGACCGCAATTGCCCTTGGCTTGGCAGGTGCTACTGACCATGCAGTGCCTTCTCCAGAATTTGGCATTGCAGCTACTCTCTTCCCGCCACAAGATATCTTCAATTCACAACAAGTAACCGCGGAATTTTCTCCAGATAAGGGTATAACAAAGAGATTTGTGTTTGATGCCTCAAAGGTTGCTGCTCTCAAGTCCAAAGCTGCCAGTGCCACCGTGCCAAATCCTACGCGAGTTGAAGTTGTATCAGCGCTCATTTGGAAATGTGCAATGGAAGCTTCAAGATCAAACTTAGGTTTTACAAAACCATCTGTGTGGTCTCAAGCGGTGAACATGAGAAAAAGATCAGGGAAAACCTTGGCGGAAAACATATTGGGGAACTTTTTGTGGTACTTTGCAGCAATGAGTATGGAGAGTGAGGTGGATCTGGAAGGCTTGGTTGCAAAATTCAGGAATGGCATTGAGGAATATAAAGAAAAGTATCCAAACAGTGTTAGTTGTGAGGAtgcacttcaaagcatcaaAGAGTCTGGGAACATCCTGATAAATGACAGTATGGTGACCTATAGTTGTAGCAGTTGGTGCAGGTTTCCCTtctatgaaacaaattttggatgGGGGCAGCCATCATGGGTGAGTACTCATGGTAGTGAATTCAAGAATACGATTCTATTAATGGACACAAGTGATGGTGTTGGTGTGGAAGCGTTGTTGACTGTCACAGAAGAAGACATGGCCATAATTGAAAAACATGAAGACCTGCTTGCATATGCTTCTGTGAATCCGCCTGTCATTTAA